In a genomic window of Pieris brassicae chromosome 7, ilPieBrab1.1, whole genome shotgun sequence:
- the LOC123711935 gene encoding zinc-type alcohol dehydrogenase-like protein SERP1785: protein MAANISKNMKAVGLFKYLPISDINSLMDLEVSVPVPKQSEVLIEVKATAINPIDTKLRAPKPLIEKEPRILGFDGAGIITAVGEAVKKFKVDDQVFFTADIRRNGTNAQYVALEEIHVAQKPKNLSFEEAAAMPLTSVTAYESLIDRLSITEKDKGKSILIINSGGGAGSVACQLANLLGLKVIGTASRPESMKFSKENGAHIVLNHTQNLVEQLQENKISEVDFILVNYDPYNYWDSLMTLIKPQGKICLVVDSSGLVDLKPLKAKSITLVSEMMFTRIVYNTDDKCRHTEILEEVSKMLDNGKLKSTLTKVIAPINAVNIREAHRLIEENKTVGKIVLSGFK from the coding sequence ATGGCCGCAAATATCtcaaaaaatatgaaagctGTTGGTCTGTTTAAGTACTTGCCAATTTCTGATATAAATAGCCTTATGGATTTGGAGGTAAGTGTTCCAGTTCCAAAACAAAGTGAAGTTTTAATAGAAGTTAAAGCTACTGCTATTAACCCAATTGATACAAAGCTGCGAGCTCCAAAACCTCTAATAGAGAAAGAGCCACGAATATTGGGCTTTGATGGGGCAGGCATTATAACTGCAGTAGGTGAAGCAGTCAAAAAGTTTAAAGTAGACGATCAAGTATTCTTTACTGCTGATATAAGAAGAAATGGCACTAATGCTCAATATGTTGCTTTGGAAGAAATACATGTTGCACAAAAACCAAAAAATCTTTCTTTTGAAGAAGCAGCTGCCATGCCACTAACATCAGTGACTGCCTATGAATCATTAATTGACAGACTATCTATAACAGAGAAAGACAAGGGCAAGTcaattttaatcataaatagTGGAGGTGGGGCAGGTTCTGTTGCTTGTCAGTTAGCTAATCTGCTTGGCCTTAAAGTTATAGGTACAGCATCCAGGCCGGAAAGTATGAAGTTCTCAAAAGAGAATGGTGCTCATATTGTACTGAATCACACACAAAATTTAGTTGAGCAGTtgcaagaaaataaaatatcagaaGTCGATTTTATATTGGTTAATTATGACCCATACAACTACTGGGACAGTCTTATGACGCTTATTAAGCCCCAGGGCAAAATTTGTCTAGTTGTTGACAGCAGTGGCCTGGTGGATTTAAAGCCATTAAAAGCTAAAAGCATTACTCTTGTCTCAGAAATGATGTTTACtagaattgtttataatacagATGATAAGTGCAGACATACAGAAATATTAGAGGAGGTTTCTAAAATGTTAGATAATGGAAAACTAAAGTCAACTTTGACTAAGGTTATTGCTCCTATTAATGCAGTAAACATACGGGAGGCCCACAGACTtattgaagaaaataaaactgtaGGAAAAATTGTCTTATCTGgatttaaataa